A single Aspergillus chevalieri M1 DNA, chromosome 3, nearly complete sequence DNA region contains:
- a CDS encoding choline/carnitine O-acyltransferase (COG:I;~EggNog:ENOG410PGGI;~InterPro:IPR042572,IPR039551,IPR042231,IPR042232, IPR023213,IPR000542;~PFAM:PF00755;~go_function: GO:0016746 - transferase activity, transferring acyl groups [Evidence IEA]), whose translation MSYSDMAVRFFTAPKPLGDTMASPRRLSQPTLEPKIASSNNPTLTNGDMSAQPKTNGAAPALDISSKEKKGLTFANQDSLPKLPIPELEKTCSRYLEALSALQSPREQEETKAAVQDFLKTDGPVLQERLKNYASSKTSYIEQFWYDSYLNFDNPVVLNLNPFFLLEDDPTPARNNQVTRAASLVVSALSFVRAVRREELPPDTVRGTPLCMYQYSRLFGTARVPSENGCVINQDPRAKHVAVLCRGQIYWFDVLDENNDLIMSEKDIALNLQVIINDAEQTPIQDAAKGALGVLSTENRKVWSSMRDILTKDEGSNNAESLNIVDSALFMLCLDYTEPQTTSELCANMICGTSEVVRGVQVGTCTNRWYDKLQIIVCKNGSAGINFEHTGVDGHTVLRFASDIYTDTILRFAKTINGQAPTLWATSSPDPAKRDPRSFGNVSTTPRKLEWDMAPELSIALRFAESHLSDLIQQHDFKVLDFEGFGKNFITSMGFSPDAFLQMAFQAAYYGLYGRMESTYEPAMTKFFLHGRTEAIRPVTNECVDFIQAFWGDNPPEQKINALRKATEKHTAITKECSKGQGQDRHLYALYCLWQRSFDEIASPTASVDATSNGYSSPVENGSVAESPKASDAGLSEDGLSSANSYSLRGMRPIPATPAIFSDPGWDKINNTILSTSNCGNPCLRHFGFGPTSGDGFGIGYIIKDDSISICASSKHRQTARLMHTLELYLLEIRKLLRATTRKTTSPRTSRAREMEQIAERSDRAEHRRGRIVRGDPNQVYQRGTETPTTDGGELEDDGMGGYGFFDAGMLFHALKGLNAERERSVDRTVKRRFVGKKLHLNDY comes from the exons ATGTCTTACTCCGACATGGCAGTTCGTTTTTTTACTGCCCCCAAACCTCTCGGGGACACCATGGCTTCCCCCAGACGTCTTTCCCAACCTACTCTCGAACCCAAGATTGcatcctccaacaacccGACATTAACAAACGGCGACATGTCGGCACAACCTAAGACTAACGGTGCCGCACCGGCACTTGATATATCCtcaaaagagaagaagggttTGACTTTCGCCAACCAAGACTCTCTTCCCAAACTACCTATCCCTGAACTCGAGAAGACCTGCAGTAGGTATTTGGAAGCTTTGTCCGCATTGCAGTCCCCCAGGGAACAAGAGGAGACCAAGGCGGCCGTGCAGGATTTCCTCAAGACCGATGGTCCTGTTTTGCAAGAGAGGCTCAAGAATTACGCTTCGTCGAAGACAAGTTACATTGAGCAGTTCT GGTACGATTCGTACTTGAACTTTGATAACC CCGTTGTTTTGAACCTGAACCCCTTTTTCTTGTTGGAAGATGATCCGACCCCCGCACGGAACAACCAGGTAACTCGTGCTGCCTCCCTGGTTGTCTCTGCTTTATCGTTTGTCCGAGCCGTCCGGCGAGAAGAGTTGCCGCCTGACACCGTCCGTGGCACTCCTCTTTGCATGTACCAATATTCGAGATTGTTCGGTACTGCACGTGTCCCCTCAGAGAATGGCTGTGTTATCAACCAGGACCCTCGTGCTAAGCACGTCGCGGTGCTCTGCCGCGGACAGATCTACTGGTTCGACGTCCTCGATGAGAACAACGACCTGATCATGAGCGAGAAGGACATTGCGCTCAACCTCCAGGTGATTATCAATGATGCCGAGCAAACGCCCATTCAGGATGCTGCCAAGGGCGCCCTCGGTGTGCTCAGTACGGAGAACCGGAAGGTTTGGTCATCCATGAGAGACATCCTGACCAAGGATGAGGGCTCCAACAACGCGGAATCGCTGAACATCGTCGACTCGGCGCTGTTTATGCTTTGTCTCGACTACACTGAACCCCAAACCACATCGGAGCTATGCGCCAACATGATCTGTGGAACCAGCGAGGTGGTCCGGGGCGTGCAGGTGGGTACCTGTACCAACCGGTGGTACGACAAGCTCCAGATCATCGTGTGCAAGAACGGGAGTGCAGGAATCAATTTCGAACACACCGGTGTTGACGGTCACACGGTGCTGCGGTTCGCCAGCGATATCTATACCGATACAATCCTCCGATTCGCCAAGACGATTAACGGCCAAGCCCCCACATTGTGGGCAACCAGCAGCCCTGATCCGGCCAAGCGGGACCCCCGCAGCTTCGGCAACGTGAGCACCACTCCGCGGAAGCTTGAATGGGACATGGCTCCAGAGCTGAGCATCGCTTTGCGATTCGCCGAGTCCCACCTGTCCGATCTGATCCAGCAGCATGACTTCAAGGTGCTCGATTTCGAAGGGTTCGGCAAGAACTTTATCACCTCCATGGGCTTCTCTCCCGACGCGTTCCTCCAGATGGCTTTCCAGGCTGCTTACTACGGTCTCTACGGTCGTATGGAGAGCACCTACGAGCCGGCCATGACCAAGTTCTTCCTGCACGGACGCACTGAGGCCATCCGCCCAGTGACCAACGAATGTGTGGACTTCATCCAGGCCTTCTGGGGCGACAATCCTCCGGAGCAGAAAATCAACGCTCTCCGGAAGGCGACCGAAAAGCACACGGCCATCACCAAGGAATGCTCCAAGGGACAAGGACAGGACCGCCATCTGTATGCGTTGTACTGCCTGTGGCAGCGTTCGTTTGACGAGATCGCTTCGCCTACCGCCAGTGTGGATGCCACTTCCAACGGTTACTCTAGCCCCGTCGAGAACGGCTCGGTGGCCGAATCGCCCAAGGCATCGGACGCCGGGTTGTCCGAGGACGGCCTCTCCTCGGCCAACAGCTACAGCCTCCGCGGCATGCGCCCCATCCCCGCCACACCGGCTATCTTCAGCGACCCAGGCTGGGACAAGATCAACAACACGATCCTGTCGACCTCTAACTGCGGCAACCCGTGCTTGCGACACTTCGGCTTCGGCCCGACGTCCGGCGACGGCTTCGGTATCGGATACATCATCAAGGACGATTCGATCTCGATCTGCGCTTCGTCCAAGCACCGCCAGACGGCGCGGTTGATGCACACGCTCGAGCTGTACCTTCTGGAGATCCGCAAGCTGCTGCGCGCGACCACCCGCAAAACCACAAGCCCGCGCACGAGCCGCGCCCGTGAGATGGAGCAAATTGCCGAGCGATCTGACAGGGCCGAGCACCGTCGCGGCCGTATCGTCCGGGGTGATCCGAACCAGGTGTACCAGCGAGGTACCGAAACGCCGACGACTGATGGTGGAGAGCTGGAGGATGATGGCATGGGAGGAT ATGGATTCTTCGACGCAGGAATGCTCTTCCATGCTCTCAAAGGATTGAACGCTGAACGGGAACGCAGCGTTGACCGAACCGTCAAGAGGCGGTTCGTTGGAAAGAagttgcatttgaatgactATTAG
- a CDS encoding putative jumonji family transcription factor (COG:L;~EggNog:ENOG410PGR5;~InterPro:IPR034732,IPR003349,IPR001965,IPR003347, IPR013083;~PFAM:PF13832,PF02375,PF02373,PF13771) gives MMAAALEQPLSNKPAASGCPTTTADAAAVSFTPPQSANGKKEVPEGVPSELSDLELDPKNGTAPTSEDDDEEIEPDHYYGGGKIPVFKPTMNQFRDFQKFINKVDKYGMKAGIVKVIPPKEWADALPPLDEAIKKIRVKNPIMQEFHGSHGTYTQANIEKQRSYNLPQWKALCEESSHQPPARRGERRRNQERVTRAAPIPKPQTTSASAQKRRPGRPPKRANQVKVKEEPADDSLDKTKLEGPPTPVSPESNPVETKSEELSDGEALPAPKPKGRQPKSVNARRKNNRGDAVDFVDEEAFKDFDYRIHDNEDYTHERCEELETAYWKSLMFNNPMYGADMPGSLFDDNITKSWNVAKLPNLLDVIGQKVPGVNTAYLYLGMWKATFAWHLEDVDLYSINYIHFGAPKQWYSISQEDAPRFEQAMKSIWTSDAKSCDQFLRHKTYLVSPSLLKSQYGITVNKMVHYEGEFVITYPYGYHSGYNLGYNCAESVNFATEKWLEYGRIAKKCNCEADSVWIDVDEIERKLRGESTPEYYYDEYYGSDMDDLEGASDLLTPPRSVPEKTASTRGRKRKHDGDLTRTKRMRLHMDVPRRIPCLLCPNDLEYEDLLPTEDGRSHAHRRCALYTEETSILRDESGREAVCDVDKVPKARMGLKCLFCREVRGACFQCNYGKCTRAYHATCALLAGVQCEQGSVAVIADDGNQYSIPSVDLKCKYHRQKRHQVVNGDSFEHDRKLLDTARGLVPGDLIQFQADKEINGAVVLENRPEEYSLLVKMLPRGDAIELPYRWLLIVRKSNFAPLVPGTKPLPAHLARKPENRKELDLPVAGNPFGDGPSPYQWAEFETVSNASHVWVHQLQGQHRQQQQHQHQIWYYLGPSSTECRAQYTHNPSVPVHNPRANFLDSVRSLGAVNHSQQSVAAINAKYAWTNNSPAILQHHAVTRLLPSAANAGAASASSSAYPHHRKHNHHGLQYHASPTTSTSTPAIASAAPHHTHQQHQQLPTQSYLVPAAATAATAATAPPVQRPLAPPPQPPTSLHATTTSPSSSAMPSAYRSLPTQSARHAPYPQITKAHIQQQQQNNNNNNNNHTNSHSRSPSQQQQSQQLQQLPTNTFANVRELIARRRLAQITDHANVFAGYNIVSPELVVETLLGPMGSVPPSNGLEKLELAMAQQRVQPRAVDGTLLPLQPLNMRSEEVNRLLQMLRFSLVSHRERLDVLQQKKESENNKAESVDRGSVAAAKMAGKYAFLDKQRSQVPTVYQSPYDHPSGFTKYAEEAFGLIPCEPELPKPSLANDYFASLSQEDQEKIMKTCGGYVQRAIERSASHSRQGSASNSRLASVLAQQTENPTIDITPVEDMPPLSALDLPLHADSPCSSFSRSHLRFQSPNDFTSHGVESHNHDHHELFGDQQANMRFWQNGPWEAGDGNTPNEENRPFFGPHERLKNDYASSDISLGRGPGSLHSVDMAGFGLDATDDICAELSP, from the exons ATGATGGCCGCCGCGCTTGAGCAACCTCTCTCCAACAAACCCGCCGCGAGCGGCTGTCCGACCACGACCGCCGATGCTGCCGCCGTTTCCTTCACGCCTCCTCAGAGTGCCAATGGCAAGAAAGAGGTCCCCGAAGGGGTGCCCTCGGAGCTGTCGGATCTGGAACTCGATCCTAAGAACGGCACGGCTCCGACGTCAGaggacgacgacgaggagaTTGAGCCAGACCATTACTATGGTGGTGGCAAGATCCCTGTGTTCAAGCCG ACTATGAACCAGTTTCGGGATTTTCAAAAATTCATCAACAAGGTCGATAAATATGGTATGAAGGCGGGTATTGTCAAGGTTATTCCTCCTAAGGAATG GGCCGATGCTCTTCCACCGCTCGACGAAGCTATCAAGAAGATCCGCGTTAAGAATCCTATCATGCAAGAATTCCATGGCTCGCACGGCACTTACACCCAGGCGAATATCGAGAAACAACGATCCTACAACCTTCCGCAATGGAAGGCGCTATGCGAGGAAAGCAGTCACCAGCCCCCGGCCCGACGAGGCGAACGACGTCGAAACCAGGAACGAGTGACTCGCGCTGCGCCGATCCCTAAACCTCAGACTACGAGTGCCTCGGCCCAGAAGCGGCGCCCTGGTCGGCCGCCCAAGCGTGCGAACCAAGTCAAGGTTAAAGAAGAGCCGGCGGATGACAGTCTCGATAAGACGAAACTCGAAGGACCTCCTACTCCCGTATCGCCCGAGTCAAACCCTGTCGAAACCAAATCCGAGGAGTTGAGCGACGGTGAGGCATTGCCGGCACCGAAACCGAAAGGAAGACAACCCAAGTCGGTGAATGCACGACGCAAGAATAATCGGGGTGACGCCGTGGACTTTGTGGATGAAGAGGCCTTCAAGGACTTTGACTACCGTATCCACGATAATGAGGACTACACGCATGAGAGGTGTGAAGAGCTCGAGACGGCATACTGGAAGTCGCTCATGTTCAACAATCCCATGTACGGTGCGGATATGCCGGGTTCGCTGTTTGACGATAATATCACCAAGTCGTGGAATGTCGCCAAACTTCCCAACCTGCTGGATGTGATAGGCCAAAAGGTCCCCGGTGTCAACACGGCATATCTCTACCTGGGCATGTGGAAAGCCACCTTTGCCTGGCATTTGGAAGATGTTGATCTCTACAGTATCAATTACATCCACTTTGGTGCTCCCAAGCAGTGGTATAGTATCTCGCAAGAAGACGCTCCTCGCTTTGAACAGGCCATGAAGAGCATCTGGACCAGCGACGCTAAAAGCTGCGACCAATTCCTCCGCCACAAAACCTACCTAGTGTCCCCTAGTCTTCTCAAATCGCAGTATGGTATCACCGTCAACAAGATGGTTCACTACGAGGGCGAGTTCGTCATCACCTATCCGTATGGGTACCATTCAGGATACAACCTGGGCTACAACTGCGCTGAGTCCGTTAACTTCGCCACGGAAAAATGGCTAGAGTACGGTCGCATCGCTAAGAAGTGCAATTGCGAAGCGGACAGCGTCTGGATCGACGTGGACGAAATTGAGCGAAAGCTGCGGGGTGAATCGACTCCAGAGTACTACTATGATGAATATTACGGGAGCGATATGGATGACCTCGAAGGTGCATCCGACCTCCTAACTCCACCGCGTAGTGTCCCCGAAAAGACGGCCAGTACTCGTGGTCGCAAGCGCAAGCATGACGGCGACCTGACCCGGACCAAGCGCATGAGGCTCCATATGGACGTTCCCAGAAGGATCCCTTGCCTGCTATGTCCCAATGACCTGGAATATGAAGATCTTCTCCCGACCGAGGATGGTCGATCGCACGCCCACCGTCGCTGTGCTCTGTATACCGAGGAGACCAGCATCCTCCGGGACGAGTCTGGCAGGGAAGCCGTGTGCGATGTGGATAAGGTCCCCAAGGCGCGCATGGGACTCAAGTGTCTCTTCTGTCGCGAAGTCCGTGGTGCCTGTTTCCAGTGCAACTATGGCAAATGCACTCGGGCATACCACGCCACCTGTGCTCTTCTGGCGGGCGTCCAATGCGAACAGGGTTCGGTCGCAGTCATTGCGGATGACGGTAATCAATACTCGATTCCCAGCGTCGATCTGAAGTGCAAATACCACCGACAGAAACGGCACCAGGTCGTCAATGGCGATTCATTCGAGCACGACCGTAAACTCCTCGACACGGCGCGGGGACTGGTTCCTGGCGATCTGATCCAGTTCCAGGCGGATAAGGAAATCAATGGAGCCGTGGTACTGGAGAATCGACCGGAGGAGTACTCATTGCTGGTCAAGATGCTTCCACGGGG TGATGCCATTGAGCTGCCGTACCGATGGTTGCTCATCGTTCGGAAGAGCAACTTCGCACCACTGGTTCCCGGAACTAAGCCACTCCCGGCGCATTTGGCGCGTAAACCCGAGAATCGGAAAGAGCTCGATTTGCCGGTGGCAGGTAACCCGTTTGGTGATGGGCCGTCGCCGTATCAGTGGGCCGAATTTGAGACGGTGAGCAATGCAAGCCATGTCTGGGTCCACCAGCTCCAGGGGCAGCaccggcagcagcaacagcaccagcaccagatCTGGTATTACTTGGGGCCATCGTCCACCGAGTGTAGGGCTCAATATACGCACAACCCTAGTGTGCCTGTCCACAATCCCCGGGCGAATTTCCTGGATAGCGTCCGGTCGCTTGGCGCGGTCAATCATTCTCAGCAGTCAGTGGCCGCGATTAATGCTAAATATGCTTGGACGAATAATAGTCCAGCAATTCTGCAACATCATGCGGTGACCCGGCTACTCCCCTCTGCTGCTAatgctggtgctgcttcCGCCTCATCTTCGGCTTATCCCCACCACCGAAAGCACAACCACCACGGCCTGCAGTACCATGCTAGTCCTACTACTAGTACTAGTACTCCTGCTATTGCTTCTGCTGCCCCTCATCATACTCatcaacaacaccaacaacttCCGACCCAGTCTTACCTTGtccctgctgctgccaccGCTGCCACCGCTGCCACCGCTCCTCCTGTGCAGCGTCCTCTTGCCCCTCCTCCACAGCCGCCGACGTCGCTGCACGCTACGACCACCTCTCCGTCCTCTTCTGCGATGCCGTCAGCCTATCGCTCCCTGCCAACTCAATCTGCTCGTCACGCTCCGTATCCTCAGATCACCAAGGCTCATatccaacaacaacaacaaaataataataacaacaataataatcaCACTAACTCGCACTCCCGTTCCCCTtcccaacagcaacaatcaCAGCAACTTCAACAACTGCCCACCAATACCTTTGCCAACGTCCGAGAGCTCATTGCCCGTCGTCGACTCGCCCAAATCACCGACCATGCCAATGTGTTCGCTGGGTATAATATCGTCAGCCCCGAGCTGGTCGTAGAGACACTGCTGGGCCCCATGGGCTCAGTACCGCCGTCCAATGGCCTGGAAAAACTTGAGCTGGCCATGGCTCAGCAACGGGTGCAACCCCGGGCGGTCGATGGGACCTTGTTGCCGTTACAGCCGCTCAACATGCGGTCGGAGGAGGTGAACCGACTGTTGCAAATGCTCCGGTTCTCGCTCGTGAGTCACCGTGAGCGACTGGACGTGCTGCAGCAGAAAAAAGAGTCGGAGAATAACAAGGCTGAATCGGTCGATCGGGGTAGTGTGGCTGCGGCCAAGATGGCTGGGAAATACGCGTTCCTTGATAAGCAACGGTCGCAAGTGCCGACCGTGTATCAGTCACCGTATGACCACCCGTCCGGTTTCACCAAGTACGCCGAGGAGGCTTTTGGTCTTATTCCCTGCGAACCCGAGCTCCCCAAGCCGTCACTGGCCAACGATTATTTCGCCAGTCTCTCGCAAGAGGACCAGGAGAAGATCATGAAGACCTGCGGTGGTTATGTGCAGCGGGCCATTGAACGTTCGGCCAGCCATAGTCGTCAAGGATCCGCGTCCAATTCCCGACTGGCGTCAGTCCTGGCTCAACAGACGGAAAATCCGACTATTGACATCACGCCGGTTGAGGACATGCCGCCGCTATCAGCGCTCGATCTGCCTCTGCACGCGGACTCACCCTGCTCAAGTTTCAGTCGGTCGCATTTGCGATTCCAGTCACCAAATGACTTCACCTCCCATGGAGTCGAATCTCACAATCATGACCACCATGAGCTCTTCGGTGACCAGCAAGCCAACATGCGGTTCTGGCAAAACGGGCCATGGGAAGCTGGCGACGGGAATACACCGAACGAGGAAAATCGACCGTTCTTTGGACCGCATGAACGACTCAAAAATGACTATGCCTCGTCGGACATATCTCTCGGTCGGGGGCCGGGGTCTTTGCACTCGGTTGACATGGCTGGTTTCGGACTAGATGCGACGGACGATATATGTGCTGAATTGAGTCCGTGA
- a CDS encoding putative GABA permease (COG:E;~EggNog:ENOG410PHFY;~InterPro:IPR002293;~PFAM:PF00324,PF13520;~TransMembrane:11 (n4-14c19/20o35-68i88-115o121-143i155-175o195-216i237-259o289-317i338-358o364-385i406-429o435-456i);~go_component: GO:0016020 - membrane [Evidence IEA];~go_function: GO:0022857 - transmembrane transporter activity [Evidence IEA];~go_process: GO:0055085 - transmembrane transport [Evidence IEA]), with the protein MLSILGLSFAIMAAPFGLSTTLTITLTDGQAVSVIWGWVLVTLISTGIAASLAEICAVYPTAGGVYYWSAMLSTSEWAPIMSFIDGWLTLVGNWTVTLSINFSGAQLILSAISLWREDFVASAWLTVVVFWGVMAFSVLVNVFGKKYLDLFNKVCIFWTAASVIVIMVTVLVMAGDEGRRDAKWVFGHYDASKSGWPSGWAFFVGLLQAAYTLTGYGMVASMCEEVQNPHREVPKAIVLSVVAAGITGVAYLVPLLFVLPSIQRLLEEPSGQPVGLIFKLVTGSPGGGFGLLFLLLGVLLFAGTGALTAASRCTYAFARDGAIPGFRLWRRVNPKLDVPIYAILLSAAVDCLLGLIYFGSDAAFNSFTGVATICLSTSYGLPILISMIRGRQAVKHSGFSLGRFGYAINAITVCWIVLAVVLFCMPVSLPVNAGSMNYASVVFAGFAAISVVWYFAYARKHFTGPPVGEEESGVMTGKAVDNIEAEPEKQKG; encoded by the exons ATGCTAAGTATTCTCGGGCT GTCATTCGCAATTATGGCCGCTCCCTTTGGTCTCAGCACCACCCTCACCATCACCTTAACAGACGGCCAAGCCGTCTCCGTGATCTGGGGTTGGGTACTAGTCACTCTCATCTCCACCGGAATCGCAGCATCCCTCGCTGAAATCTGCGCCGTGTACCCAACCGCCGGCGGCGTATATTACTGGAGCGCGATGCTCTCAACCAGCGAATGGGCGCCCATAATGTCCTTTATTGACGGGTGGTTAACACTAGTTGGCAACTGGACGGTCACACTGAGTATTAACTTCAGTGGAGCGCAATTGATTCTCTCGGCAATTAGCCTGTGGAGGGAGGACTTTGTAGCTAGTGCATGGTTGACGGTCGTCGTGTTCTGGGGGGTTATGGCGTTTTCTGTGCTGGTGAATGTGTTTGGGAAGAAGTATTTGGATCTGTTCAATAAGGTGTGTATCTTTTGGACAGCGGCGAGTGTCATTGTTATTATGGTGACGGTGTTGGTGATGGCGGGTGACgaggggaggagggatgCGAAGTGGGTTTTTGGGCATTATGATGCTTCAAAGAGTGGGTG GCCTTCCGGATGGGCATTCTTCGTCGGCCTCCTACAAGCCGCATACACCCTTACAGGCTATGGAATGGTAGCATCCATGTGCGAAGAAGTACAGAACCCTCATCGCGAAGTCCCCAAAGCCATCGTCCTCTCCGTTGTTGCAGCCGGCATCACCGGCGTCGCCTACCTAGTGCCCCTTCTCTTCGTCCTCCCTTCAATCCAGCGCCTCCTCGAGGAACCCAGCGGCCAGCCCGTCGGTCTCATATTCAAGCTTGTTACGGGGTCCCCAGGCGGAGGATTTGGTCTTCTGTTCCTGTTGCTGGGGGTTCTGCTGTTCGCCGGAACAGGTGCCCTGACAGCTGCAAGTCGCTGCACCTACGCCTTCGCGCGCGACGGTGCAATCCCAGGCTTCCGTCTCTGGCGCCGCGTCAACCCCAAGCTCGACGTCCCCATTTATGCCATCCTCCTCTCTGCAGCTGTCGACTGTCTCCTCGGCCTAATCTACTTCGGCTCCGACGCAGCCTTCAACTCGTTCACGGGCGTCGCGACGATCTGCCTTTCAACCTCCTATGGCCTTCCGATCCTTATCTCCATGATCCGTGGCCGGCAAGCAGTGAAGCACTCGGGCTTCTCGCTGGGGCGGTTCGGATATGCAATCAATGCGATCACGGTGTGTTGGATTGTGCTTGCGGTTGTGCTGTTTTGTATGCCTGTTTCACTGCCCGTGAATGCTGGGAGCATGAACTATGCGAGTGTTGTTTTTGCGGGTTTCGCGGCGATTAGTGTGGTGTGGTACTTCGCATACGCGAGGAAACATTTTACGGGGCCGCCGGTGGGTGAGGAGGAGTCGGGGGTTATGACGGGTAAGGCGGTGGATAATATAGAAGCTGAGCCAGAGAAGCAGAAGGGTTGA
- a CDS encoding acyl-CoA-binding domain-containing protein (COG:S;~EggNog:ENOG410PK4J;~InterPro:IPR014352,IPR035984,IPR000582;~PFAM:PF00887;~TransMembrane:1 (o367-389i);~go_function: GO:0000062 - fatty-acyl-CoA binding [Evidence IEA]), with the protein MSDSVDRVFVHALNTVKRIPRTGTARPPTAERLKLYGLYKQSMEGDVEGVMHRPVGNTTDVYAECEKWDAWFAQRGVSRTEAKRRYISTLIETMHRYASQTPEARELVAELEFVRDQIKTNTAHLPLSSPSSPGSGSHGMSHTQRVGVPPLSPPEVRQSQLQAYSQSRLLQHQQQQQQQQRGYANIGGRLAQPYEDMVAIATANNGRGESSRLRVLSPVSQPDEIYQRRGRRMQDYEDNGSQGQHLDDEDEEEEEQYEEAQDTLYDENDDNDQHHSKHTSDEELNQDGENSSSSVQKHHGSKPSHSNDNNNDSTRKRSKTSDTRRWRRRVEQALTKMTAEIAAVREQMETRAIQQRRRNSAWAWVKWLAWIILRQVLWDLAVLAMLLIWMRIKGDRRVEEKLKKGWSEVRRILGRLRMPRGHSGVMLP; encoded by the exons ATGTCGGATTCCGTTG ATCGCGTTTTCGTCCATGCCTTGAATACCGTTAAACGCATCCCTCGGACGGGCACCGCGCGCCCTCCGACGGCGGAGCGATTGAAGCTATATGGATTATACAAGCAGAGCATGG AAGGAGACGTCGAAGGAGTCATGCACCGTCCCGTCGGGAATACAACAGATGTCTACGCGGAGTGCGAGAAATG GGACGCCTGGTTCGCCCAACGCGGCGTTTCGCGCACAGAGGCCAAACGCCGCTACATCTCCACGTTAATCGAAACCATGCACCGCTACGCGTCGCAAACTCCCGAAGCGCGCGAACTCGTGGCAGAGCTCGAGTTCGTCCGGGACCAAATTAAGACCAACACCGCACATTTGCCGCTATCATCGCCGTCCTCACCTGGGTCAGGAAGTCATGGGATGTCGCATACGCAGAGAGTTGGGGTTCCGCCGCTGTCGCCGCCGGAGGTACGGCAGTCGCAGTTGCAGGCGTATTCGCAGTCGCGGTTATTGCAGcatcagcagcaacaacagcaacagcagaggGGATATGCAAATATTGGGGGGCGGTTAGCGCAGCCGTATGAGGATATGGTTGCTATTGCTACTGCGAATAATGGAAGGGGAGAGTCGTCAAGGTTACGAGTGTTGAGTCCTGTTAGTCAACCGGATGAGATATACCAGCGGCGGGGAAGGCGGATGCAAGATTATGAGGATAACGGGAGCCAAGGTCAGCACctcgatgacgaagacgaggaggaggaggaacaATACGAGGAGGCGCAGGATACTCTTTACGATGAAAATGACGACAACGACCAGCATCACAGCAAACATACCTCCGATGAGGAGCTCAACCAAGATGGCGAAAACTCGTCATCCTCTGTCCAAAAACATCACGGCAGCAAACCGTCCCATAGTAACGATAACAACAACGACAGCACCCGCAAAAGAAGCAAAACATCAGACACTCGTCGCTGGCGACGGAGAGTCGAGCAGGCCTTGACTAAAATGACCGCTGAGATCGCTGCTGTTCGCGAACAAATGGAAACCCGCGCCATCCAACAGCGTCGCCGCAACAGCGCGTGGGCTTGGGTGAAATGGCTGGCGTGGATAATCCTGCGGCAGGTTCTTTGGGACTTGGCGGTGCTGGCGATGCTGTTGATTTGGATGCGGATTAAGGGGGACAGACGGGTGGaggagaagttgaagaaggggTGGAGTGAGGTGAGGAGAATATtggggaggttgaggatgcCGAGGGGGCATTCTGGGGTTATGTTGCCATAA
- a CDS encoding coiled-coil-helix-coiled-coil-helix domain-containing protein (COG:C;~EggNog:ENOG410PNJB;~InterPro:IPR010625,IPR016680;~PFAM:PF06747;~go_process: GO:0006120 - mitochondrial electron transport, NADH to ubiquinone [Evidence IEA]), which produces MANREPRFNQSVLVDTTPMPADIPKVEEVGATSAPLTSAAYFIGDRCRAFNDDYMKCKSEANGRGELECLKEGRKVTRCAASVIKDINTNCLKQFTAHWECLENNNHNLWECRRPEMELNNCVFEKLGLKKTIPGAPENQTPVHLRPKQLYAQYAGPQY; this is translated from the exons ATGGCCAACAGAGAACCTCG CTTCAACCAGAGTGTCCTGGTGGACACCACCCCGATGCCCGCCGATATCCCCAAGGTCGAAGAGGTCGGAGCTACGTCGGCGCCGTTGACGAGCGCAGCTTATTTCATTGGAGATCGGTGCCGGGCATTCAATGACGATTACATGAAGTGCAAGAGCGAGGCGAATGGACGCGGGGAATTGGAATGTTTGAAGGAGGGTCGTAAGGTCACTCGTTGTGCGGCTAGTGT TATCAAGGATATCAACACCAACTGCTTGAAGCAGTTCACTGCCCACTGGGAGTGTCTGGagaacaacaaccacaacctgTGGGAATGCCGCAGGCCCGAGATGGAATTGAACAATTGTGTTTTTGAGAAGCTG GGTCTCAAGAAGACTATCCCCGGTGCTCCGGAGAATCAGACTCCTGTACATCTCCGGCCCAAGCAGCTGTATGCTCAATACGCCGGTCCTCAGTACTAG